A stretch of the Tannerella serpentiformis genome encodes the following:
- a CDS encoding glycosyltransferase family 2 protein, with the protein MLLSIVIVNYNVKYLLEQCLRSVREAAQGIEVETWVVDNASTDGSVDYLSPLFPEVHFIENADNPGFAKANNQAIRLSRGRYVLLLNPDTIVTSEALRGACHFMDSHTNAGAIGVKMINGHGAFLPESKRSFPTPWVAFCKLSGLSRLFPRSPRLAAYSLRYLSDDAVHEVQVLSGAFMFLRHEALRRIGLLDEAFFMYGEDIDLSYRMIPAGYANYYLPFSILHYKGESTHYADRRYLNAFYNAMLIFYRKHYPNAGGPAWALIRLAVCLRKALAGLFGWKRTRPSRRRGGRRPELMYVCSKAHAADVRRRVLERFPEAASIAWEAADEIGAIPPLDGCTDIIFCHPDLSFDRMIHLMDRCPDKRMTYHTFYPDTDRWISPTR; encoded by the coding sequence ATGCTGCTCTCCATCGTTATCGTCAATTACAATGTGAAGTACCTGCTCGAGCAATGTCTGCGCTCCGTCCGTGAGGCCGCGCAAGGCATTGAGGTGGAGACGTGGGTGGTGGACAACGCTTCTACGGACGGGTCTGTCGACTATCTGAGCCCACTTTTCCCCGAGGTACACTTCATCGAAAACGCAGACAATCCGGGCTTTGCCAAGGCGAACAATCAGGCGATCCGCCTCTCGCGAGGGCGCTACGTGCTGCTTCTGAACCCCGACACGATCGTGACCAGCGAGGCGCTGCGCGGCGCGTGCCACTTCATGGACAGCCACACGAACGCGGGCGCGATCGGTGTGAAAATGATCAACGGGCACGGCGCTTTCCTCCCCGAAAGCAAGCGCAGCTTCCCCACGCCGTGGGTGGCCTTTTGCAAACTCTCCGGCCTCTCGCGCCTCTTCCCCCGTTCGCCCCGCCTGGCCGCATACAGCCTGCGATACCTGTCGGACGACGCCGTCCACGAGGTGCAGGTGCTCTCCGGTGCCTTCATGTTCCTCCGCCACGAGGCGCTCCGGCGCATCGGCCTGCTGGACGAGGCATTCTTCATGTACGGCGAGGACATCGACCTCTCTTATCGCATGATCCCCGCCGGTTATGCCAACTATTACCTCCCCTTCAGCATCCTCCATTACAAGGGCGAAAGCACCCACTACGCCGACCGACGCTATTTGAATGCCTTCTATAATGCCATGCTGATTTTCTATCGGAAGCATTACCCGAACGCCGGCGGACCGGCCTGGGCCCTGATCCGTCTTGCGGTTTGTTTGCGCAAAGCCCTCGCCGGACTGTTTGGCTGGAAACGCACGCGCCCCTCTCGTCGCCGAGGCGGGCGCAGGCCGGAACTCATGTATGTGTGCAGCAAAGCGCACGCCGCCGATGTGCGCCGCCGTGTATTGGAGCGATTCCCCGAGGCCGCATCGATCGCTTGGGAGGCGGCGGACGAGATAGGCGCCATCCCCCCGCTGGACGGGTGTACGGACATCATCTTCTGCCACCCCGACCTCTCTTTTGATCGCATGATTCACCTCATGGACCGCTGTCCGGATAAGCGGATGACCTACCACACGTTTTACCCCGACACGGATCGATGGATCTCACCCACCCGATAA